One part of the Quercus lobata isolate SW786 chromosome 7, ValleyOak3.0 Primary Assembly, whole genome shotgun sequence genome encodes these proteins:
- the LOC115953717 gene encoding uncharacterized protein LOC115953717: MVVATMAWLSGATKSLHYRQLFALRHHQKSTSSSTLGILTFDVAKTMSRLVSLYKSLSDDQLLKLRKEIMRSKGVAYLNSKDEGFLLNLACSERLEDLNQAAITVARYGQKCSDLGLNRFDLIYSDLKLGVIDLGKLEYNTKHVLKIIERMEKSISATANLHAALESLAELEASERKIERWKNTIGPKQISNLEYIKQKIAVQRKQVQHYRETSLWYKGFDKSVGHMARIVCVIYARICSVFEPYISDLPFFSNDSNLRPVSNHNKRQNFWIRQDDESEYEDTEKNEKSNSKSGPVPNNNKRFIVRFLSHELNPSSQDRDIESTTTQRNREAMMTNYNNHVFALAPPHTVGGSGLSLRYANVIICAEQCLYAPATIGEEAREALYEMLPARLKGAVRAKLKSNRLKRDDEDCDGHSLAEGWRDALEEIMGWLGPLAHDTMTWQAERNMERQKFDSKPRVLLLQTLHYSDLEKTEAAIVEVLVGLSCIYRFENRCLPGSSATVQYI; this comes from the coding sequence ATGGTTGTCGCAACCATGGCCTGGCTCTCTGGAGCAACCAAGAGCCTCCATTATCGCCAACTCTTCGCTCTCCGCCACCACCAAAAATCAACCTCGTCTTCCACCCTCGGAATCCTCACATTCGACGTCGCTAAGACTATGTCTCGCCTTGTCTCTCTCTACAAATCTCTCTCCGATGATCAACTCTTAAAGCTCCGCAAAGAGATCATGAGGTCTAAAGGTGTCGCCTACTTGAACTCCAAAGACGAAGGCTTTCTTCTCAACCTCGCTTGCTCCGAGCGGCTCGAGGATCTCAATCAAGCTGCCATCACCGTCGCTCGGTATGGCCAGAAGTGTTCCGATTTGGGACTCAACCGCTTCGACCTCATTTACTCCGACTTAAAACTCGGGGTCATCGACCTGGGAAAACTCGAATACAACACGAAACACGTCCTTAAAATCATCGAAAGAATGGAGAAATCCATATCCGCCACTGCCAATCTACACGCAGCGTTGGAATCTTTAGCCGAATTGGAAGCATCGGAGCGAAAAATAGAGCGGTGGAAAAACACTATCGGTCCCAAACAGATTTCGAACTTGGAATACATAAAGCAGAAAATCGCAGTTCAGAGAAAACAAGTGCAACACTACAGAGAAACCTCGCTGTGGTATAAAGGCTTCGACAAAAGCGTCGGACACATGGCTCGAATCGTTTGCGTCATCTACGCTCGAATCTGCTCCGTTTTCGAACCCTACATTTCGGATCTACCTTTTTTCTCCAACGACAGCAACCTACGCCCTGTTTCAAATCATAACAAAAGGCAAAACTTTTGGATTCGCCAAGACGATGAAAGCGAATATGAAGACACAGAGAAGAACGAAAAGTCGAATTCGAAATCAGGTCCGGTACCGAATAACAATAAAAGGTTTATAGTCAGGTTCTTGAGTCACGAACTGAACCCATCTTCACAGGACCGTGATATCGAGTCCACGACAACCCAACGAAACCGCGAAGCGATGATGACGAATTACAACAATCACGTGTTCGCGTTGGCGCCACCGCACACGGTGGGTGGGTCGGGGTTATCACTGCGGTATGCGAATGTAATAATATGTGCGGAGCAGTGTTTGTACGCGCCGGCGACGATAGGAGAGGAGGCGCGTGAGGCATTGTACGAGATGTTACCGGCGAGGCTGAAGGGGGCAGTGAGAGCGAAGCTGAAGAGCAATCGGTTGAAAAGGGACGATGAGGACTGCGATGGGCACTCGCTCGCAGAAGGGTGGAGGGACGCGTTGGAAGAGATCATGGGGTGGCTGGGGCCTTTGGCTCATGACACGATGACGTGGCAGGCGGAGAGGAACATGGAGAGGCAGAAGTTCGACTCGAAGCCGAGAGTGTTGTTGTTGCAGACACTGCATTACTCAGATTTGGAGAAGACGGAGGCCGCCATTGTTGAGGTTTTGGTGGGGTTGAGTTGTATATATAGGTTCGAGAATCGATGCTTGCCTGGTAGTTCTGCTACTGTTCAGTATATATGA